The following proteins are encoded in a genomic region of Streptomyces collinus Tu 365:
- a CDS encoding neutral zinc metallopeptidase yields the protein MQFDDDAALDTSEVADGRGGALGGIPGGGKTVGGGLVGLVVLVVSVLLGVDPGMFGSGSSDTSSSGKPAADLAAECRTGVDANRKEECRIVAVVDSVQAFWKQTETAAGEPYQQAPTFLFTGSVNTGCGNATSDVGPFYCSADDKVYLDLDFFKDLSSKFGAKGGPFAEAYVIAHEYGHHIQDLSGTISRGSGKGQNSGSVKLELQADCYAGVWAHHATTTPDPTSGKPLITDLTKDDINRGLDAAAAVGDDRIQQRYQGKVTPDTWTHGSASQRRQWFSTGYRSGRVANCDTFS from the coding sequence ATGCAATTCGACGACGATGCTGCTCTGGACACGTCCGAGGTCGCGGACGGGCGGGGAGGCGCGCTGGGCGGGATCCCGGGCGGCGGGAAGACCGTCGGCGGGGGACTGGTCGGGCTCGTGGTGCTGGTCGTGTCCGTGCTCTTGGGTGTCGACCCCGGCATGTTCGGCTCGGGCAGCAGCGACACGTCCTCGTCCGGCAAGCCGGCCGCGGACCTCGCGGCGGAGTGCCGGACCGGTGTCGACGCCAACCGCAAGGAGGAGTGCCGGATCGTCGCCGTGGTCGACAGCGTGCAGGCATTCTGGAAGCAGACGGAGACGGCCGCCGGCGAGCCCTACCAGCAGGCCCCCACGTTCCTGTTCACCGGCAGTGTGAACACCGGTTGCGGGAACGCGACTTCCGACGTCGGCCCCTTCTACTGCTCAGCCGACGACAAGGTCTATCTCGACCTCGACTTCTTCAAAGACCTGAGCAGCAAGTTCGGCGCCAAGGGCGGCCCGTTCGCCGAGGCCTACGTCATCGCGCACGAATACGGCCACCACATCCAGGACCTCAGCGGAACGATCTCCCGCGGCAGCGGAAAGGGCCAGAACAGCGGCTCGGTGAAACTCGAGTTGCAGGCGGACTGCTACGCCGGAGTGTGGGCCCACCACGCCACCACCACCCCCGACCCCACGAGCGGTAAGCCACTGATCACCGACTTGACGAAGGACGACATCAACCGCGGGCTGGACGCGGCCGCCGCCGTCGGAGACGACCGTATCCAGCAGCGCTACCAGGGCAAGGTCACACCCGACACCTGGACCCACGGCTCCGCGAGCCAGCGCCGGCAATGGTTCTCCACCGGCTACCGCTCCGGCCGCGTCGCCAACTGCGACACGTTCAGCTGA
- a CDS encoding GNAT family N-acetyltransferase — MLELRTLEADDWPLWRELRLAALADAPYAFGSTLAQWQGAGDREERWRARLSIPGAHDLMALLDGLPVGMASGVPGEGAEYVELISMWVDPAARGKGVGDHLIQAVERWAAERGAKTLRLSVMPDNRTATALYARHGFTDTGEPGDLLLDGVGRERVMAKRLDTVRSPHHGKW; from the coding sequence ATGCTTGAACTACGCACCTTGGAAGCAGACGACTGGCCCCTTTGGCGGGAGTTGCGACTGGCCGCGCTCGCTGATGCGCCCTACGCGTTCGGATCGACGCTGGCTCAGTGGCAGGGCGCCGGCGACCGGGAGGAACGCTGGCGTGCCCGTCTGTCGATTCCTGGCGCGCACGATCTCATGGCGCTCCTCGACGGCCTCCCAGTGGGCATGGCCAGCGGAGTGCCGGGCGAGGGAGCGGAGTACGTGGAGTTGATCTCGATGTGGGTCGATCCCGCGGCTCGCGGCAAGGGCGTGGGCGACCACCTGATCCAGGCGGTCGAGCGGTGGGCGGCGGAGCGCGGTGCCAAGACGCTGCGGTTGTCCGTCATGCCGGACAACCGCACGGCGACCGCGCTCTATGCGCGCCACGGTTTCACGGACACGGGTGAGCCCGGCGACCTCCTGCTCGATGGTGTGGGCAGGGAGCGGGTCATGGCGAAGCGCCTGGACACTGTCCGATCTCCACATCACGGCAAATGGTGA
- a CDS encoding dienelactone hydrolase family protein, translating to MATITTRTVEYPADGLTMIGHLALPAGIDRRPAVLLGPEGMGLSDVERRRADALAELGYAVLAFDLHGGRYLGDPEEMLSRCMPLLADPDRMRGIGHAALDVLRAERRTDPDRIAAVGYGTGGAIGLELGRDGVSLRAIGTVNALTTGRPGEAARILCPVWAGVGSEDPIMSAAQRNAFTAEMQAAGVDWRLTVYGGALHAFHHPPVDHPTVPGVGYHPRHARRAWRDVVGLLAECLPLIQ from the coding sequence ATGGCGACGATTACGACGCGTACGGTCGAGTACCCGGCCGACGGTTTGACGATGATCGGGCACCTCGCGCTCCCGGCCGGTATCGACCGCCGGCCCGCGGTGCTGCTCGGACCGGAGGGCATGGGGCTCAGCGACGTCGAGCGCCGCCGGGCCGATGCTCTCGCCGAGCTGGGATACGCAGTGCTGGCCTTCGACCTCCACGGCGGGCGCTATCTGGGTGACCCCGAGGAGATGCTGTCCCGTTGCATGCCGCTGCTCGCTGATCCCGACCGGATGCGGGGCATCGGCCATGCGGCGCTCGACGTGTTGCGCGCCGAACGGCGGACCGACCCCGACCGGATCGCCGCCGTCGGTTACGGCACCGGGGGCGCCATCGGGCTGGAGCTCGGGCGTGACGGCGTCAGCCTGCGCGCGATCGGGACCGTCAACGCCCTGACCACGGGCCGACCGGGTGAGGCGGCGCGCATCCTCTGCCCGGTGTGGGCCGGGGTCGGGTCGGAAGACCCCATCATGTCAGCCGCGCAACGGAACGCGTTCACCGCTGAGATGCAGGCGGCGGGCGTCGACTGGCGCCTCACGGTGTACGGCGGCGCCTTGCACGCCTTCCACCACCCGCCGGTCGACCACCCCACAGTCCCCGGCGTCGGCTACCACCCACGGCACGCGCGGCGGGCCTGGCGGGATGTCGTCGGCCTGCTCGCCGAGTGCCTGCCCTTGATCCAGTGA
- the pepN gene encoding aminopeptidase N translates to MSGRSLTQTEAEGRASLLTVERCDVAVDLTGLMTGSRVRCESTITFTCHRPGAGTFADCAAAVESATLNGVVVASPVEGRITLTDLAELNVLTVASVAECSADARGVHKAVDPADGETYFYTDFTPDYARYVWACFDQPDLKAPWAFTVTAPAGWQVLSNSGDPKIEDLGSVRRWTFPPTPPLATYNTVINAGPYYELRRRGAGHDLGLFARRSLAPILDRDAEELFTLTTQGLEFFADKFGMPFPQHKYDQVFTPEYPGAMENFGCVTWMDWFLRRSTPTRAEWDIFARYLLHELAHMWFGNIVTMRWWDDLWLNEAFAEFASNWAAVSVTTYTDAWTAHLAGEKLKAYFMDQGPATHPIRQQVRDVAEAEATFDAITYPKGASVLHQLMTYVGEANFSQGLTNYFAMHAWGNTTLQDLIDAVADASGRDLNQWRAGWLESAGTDRLTLSHDGDGFALIAQGAGGRLRRHVLAVGAYERSGDRLARTALVEVEVAGERTRIDLPAGADLYLVNDEDLTFASTRPDTATRDTFFRNAARLPTATARGVAVTTAWDMLINGEATAAEAVQCLTGVLAVETSASVVEPYLNLAVEAADLWSPESERDELLRTVAAVCRSLSGVGAYRKAALRGFARTAAEPEEVAWLQTEAGEDIDLQWRALVRKAQLGSPTAAEAHALLDRDPDPEAWVTRLQVSAATPDAAEKETVWQTLVTDRAVPLAFVHSVATLFWSAGQDDMLRPYGEAYLDLLPTVDRGGSIPATVFTRSLFPLFGIDLTFVERAEDLAAQAVPVVRTNLLDRADRMRRILHSRG, encoded by the coding sequence ATGAGCGGCAGGAGTCTGACCCAGACCGAGGCCGAGGGGCGTGCGAGCCTGCTGACGGTCGAGCGATGTGACGTCGCCGTCGACCTCACGGGTCTGATGACCGGCTCGCGGGTCCGGTGCGAATCGACGATCACCTTCACGTGCCACCGGCCCGGGGCGGGGACCTTTGCCGATTGTGCGGCGGCGGTCGAGAGCGCCACACTCAACGGAGTCGTGGTGGCGTCGCCTGTCGAGGGCCGGATCACGCTGACTGACCTTGCGGAGCTCAACGTCCTCACGGTGGCCTCCGTGGCGGAGTGCTCGGCCGATGCCCGGGGCGTGCACAAGGCGGTCGATCCCGCCGACGGCGAGACGTATTTCTACACCGACTTCACTCCCGACTATGCCCGCTACGTATGGGCCTGTTTCGATCAGCCGGACCTCAAGGCGCCGTGGGCGTTCACGGTGACCGCTCCAGCCGGCTGGCAGGTGCTGAGCAACAGCGGTGACCCGAAGATCGAAGACCTCGGCTCTGTGCGACGCTGGACCTTCCCGCCGACGCCGCCGCTGGCGACGTACAACACGGTGATCAACGCAGGTCCTTACTACGAGTTGCGGCGTCGCGGAGCCGGCCATGATCTCGGGCTCTTCGCCCGGCGGTCGCTGGCGCCGATCCTGGACCGGGACGCCGAGGAACTGTTCACCCTGACCACTCAGGGGCTCGAGTTCTTCGCCGACAAGTTCGGCATGCCGTTTCCGCAGCACAAGTACGACCAGGTCTTCACGCCCGAGTACCCCGGCGCGATGGAGAACTTCGGCTGCGTCACCTGGATGGACTGGTTCCTGCGCAGGAGCACGCCGACCAGAGCGGAGTGGGACATCTTCGCGCGGTACCTGCTGCACGAACTCGCGCACATGTGGTTCGGCAACATCGTCACGATGCGCTGGTGGGACGACCTGTGGCTGAACGAAGCGTTCGCGGAGTTCGCGAGCAACTGGGCCGCCGTGAGCGTGACGACGTACACCGACGCCTGGACGGCACATCTGGCCGGCGAGAAACTCAAAGCCTATTTCATGGACCAGGGACCGGCGACGCACCCGATCCGCCAGCAGGTCCGCGACGTCGCCGAGGCCGAAGCGACGTTCGACGCCATCACCTACCCCAAGGGCGCGTCCGTCCTGCACCAGTTGATGACGTACGTCGGCGAGGCGAACTTCTCCCAGGGGCTGACCAACTACTTCGCCATGCATGCCTGGGGCAACACCACGCTGCAGGACCTGATCGACGCGGTCGCCGACGCCAGCGGACGTGACCTGAACCAGTGGCGCGCGGGATGGTTGGAATCAGCGGGCACCGACCGGCTGACTCTCAGCCACGACGGAGACGGGTTCGCCCTGATCGCCCAGGGTGCGGGTGGGCGGCTGCGCCGGCATGTGCTTGCCGTCGGCGCTTACGAGCGTTCCGGGGACCGTCTCGCGCGCACGGCACTCGTCGAAGTCGAGGTAGCAGGGGAGCGAACCCGGATCGACCTGCCGGCAGGAGCCGATCTGTACCTGGTCAACGATGAAGACCTGACCTTCGCCTCGACAAGACCTGACACCGCCACCAGAGACACGTTCTTTCGCAACGCCGCCCGTCTGCCCACGGCGACCGCGCGGGGTGTCGCCGTCACCACGGCCTGGGACATGCTGATCAACGGCGAAGCGACAGCAGCCGAAGCCGTGCAGTGCCTCACCGGAGTACTCGCTGTCGAGACGTCCGCGTCGGTGGTCGAGCCGTATCTCAACTTGGCTGTCGAGGCCGCGGATCTGTGGAGCCCGGAGTCGGAGCGGGACGAGTTGCTGCGAACAGTGGCTGCGGTGTGCCGCAGCCTCTCCGGCGTCGGCGCCTACCGCAAAGCGGCGTTGCGCGGCTTCGCCCGCACCGCGGCCGAACCGGAGGAGGTCGCGTGGCTCCAGACCGAGGCAGGGGAGGACATCGACCTCCAGTGGCGTGCCCTGGTTCGCAAGGCCCAGCTAGGGAGTCCGACCGCAGCCGAGGCACACGCTCTGCTCGACCGCGACCCGGATCCCGAAGCATGGGTCACCAGGCTTCAGGTCAGCGCTGCGACCCCGGACGCGGCCGAGAAGGAGACGGTGTGGCAGACGCTGGTGACGGACCGCGCGGTGCCTCTCGCTTTTGTCCACTCAGTTGCGACGTTGTTCTGGAGCGCCGGTCAGGACGACATGCTCAGGCCCTACGGGGAGGCCTACCTCGACCTCTTGCCAACCGTCGACCGCGGCGGGAGCATTCCGGCGACGGTGTTCACCAGAAGCCTCTTCCCGCTGTTCGGTATCGACCTGACCTTCGTGGAACGAGCGGAAGACCTGGCGGCACAGGCTGTTCCGGTCGTCCGCACCAACCTCCTGGACCGGGCCGACCGGATGCGCCGCATACTGCACTCACGCGGCTGA